One segment of Triticum urartu cultivar G1812 unplaced genomic scaffold, Tu2.1 TuUngrouped_contig_6251, whole genome shotgun sequence DNA contains the following:
- the LOC125530343 gene encoding very-long-chain aldehyde decarbonylase GL1-4 → MATRPGPLTEWPWQRMGNFKYLVMAPVVVHGAYRVMTKGWGDIDLAYSLILPSLALRMIHNQIWISLSRYQTARSKHRIVDRGIEFEQVDRERGWDDQIVFNGLLFYAGYLAMPSVRRFPLWRTDGAVATALLHAGPVEFLYYWFHRALHHHFLYSRYHSHHHASIVTEPITSVIHPFGEHIVYFTLFAIPMLSTVYMGNGSALVFVLYIVYIDFMNNMGHCNFELVPKWMFQVFPPLKYLMYTPSFHSLHHTQFRTNYSLFMPFYDYIYSTMDKASDELYENSLKGTEETPDLVHLTHMTNLQSAYHLRVGFASIASKPSDNSEWYMWTLWPLAWLSMVVAWIYGSSAFVVERIKLKKMKMQTWVVPRYNFQYGVTWDRESINDLIEKAILDADVRGVKVLSLGLLNQAKQLNGNGELFRQKYPKLGVRIVDGSGLATGVVLKSIPSDAKQVFLHTGTSKIARAVAMALCGRGIQVIMNRKKEYDMLKSQMPEDGASYLKCSSNDITKIWLVERIDDKEQRMAPKGTVFIPISQFPLKKVRKDCTYLSTPAMKIPDTMQNIHSCENWLPRRVMSAWHIAGILHVLEGWSVHECGDDMMDSEKAWSAAIRHGFVPLTKA, encoded by the exons ATGGCGACCAGGCCGGGGCCTTTGACTGAATGGCCATGGCAGAGGATGGGCAACTTCAAG TACCTGGTGATGGCGCCGGTGGTCGTCCACGGCGCGTACCGGGTGATGACCAAGGGGTGGGGCGACATTGACCTGGCCTACTCGCTGATCCTGCCGTCGCTGGCGCTGCGGATGATCCACAACCAGATCTGGATCAGCCTGTCCCGCTACCAGACCGCGCGCAGCAAGCACCGCATCGTGGACCGCGGCATCGAGTTCGAGCAGGTGGACCGCGAGCGCGGGTGGGACGACCAGATCGTCTTCAACGGGCTGCTCTTCTACGCCGGGTACCTGGCGATGCCGAGCGTGCGGAGGTTCCCGCTGTGGCGGACGGACGGGGCGGTGGCGACGGCGCTGCTGCACGCGGGGCCCGTGGAGTTCCTCTACTACTGGTTCCACCGCGCGCTGCACCACCACTTCCTCTACTCGCGCTACCACTCCCACCACCACGCCTCCATCGTCACCGAGCCCATCACCT CGGTCATCCATCCTTTTGGCGAACACATCGTCTATTTCACGCTCTTTGCAATCCCGATGTTGTCCACAGTTTATATGGGAAATGGCTCCGCCCTCGTGTTTGTGCTGTATATCGTTTACATTGACTTCATGAACAACATGGGGCACTGCAACTTTGAGTTGGTGCCAAAGTGGATGTTCCAAGTCTTTCCTCCTCTCAAGTACCTCATGTACACCCCATC GTTTCATTCCCTTCACCACACGCAGTTCCGCACAAACTATTCACTCTTCATGCCATTTTACGATTACATATACAGCACTATGGACAAGGCATCTGACGAGCTGTATGAAAACTCACTGAAAGGGACAGAGGAGACACCTGACCTTGTTCATCTCACACATATGACCAACTTGCAGTCGGCTTATCATCTAAGGGTTGGATTCGCCTCCATAGCATCCAAACCATCTGATAACTCCGAGTGGTATATGTGGACGCTATGGCCCTTGGCATGGCTGTCAATGGTGGTAGCATGGATTTATGGGTCATCTGCATTCGTGGTCGAGAGAATCaaactgaagaagatgaagatgcAAACATGGGTCGTACCGAGATACAACTTCCAA TATGGTGTGACATGGGATAGAGAATCGATCAATGACTTAATTGAAAAGGCGATATTGGATGCTGATGTAAGAGGGGTTAAGGTGCTCAGTCTAGGGCTACTAAATCAG GCAAAACAGCTCAATGGGAATGGTGAACTATTTAGACAAAAATACCCAAAATTAGGAGTTCGAATTGTTGATGGAAGTGGCTTAGCAACTGGAGTTGTCCTAAAAAGCATCCCTTCAGATGCAAAGCAAGTTTTTCTTCATACAGGGACTTCTAAGATAGCCCGTGCCGTTGCTATGGCATTATGTGGCAGGGGCATCCAG GTGATCATGAATCGTAAGAAAGAGTATGACATGCTCAAGTCACAGATGCCAGAGGACGGAGCAAGCTACTTGAAGTGCTCCAGCAATGACATAACCAAG ATTTGGCTAGTAGAGAGGATCGACGACAAAGAACAGAGGATGGCACCAAAAGGAACAGTGTTCATTCCAATATCGCAGTTCCCCCTTAAGAAAGTCCGCAAGGACTGCACTTACTTGAGCACTCCAGCGATGAAGATCCCGGACACTATGCAGAACATCCACTCCTGTGAG AACTGGTTGCCGAGAAGGGTGATGAGCGCGTGGCATATCGCCGGAATACTTCACGTCCTGGAAGGGTGGAGCGTGCACGAGTGCGGTGACGACATGATGGATTCTGAGAAGGCATGGTCGGCTGCCATCAGGCACGGCTTCGTCCCTCTCACCAAAGCTTGA